CACCGGAAGGAAATAATTGGGGATAACTGACTTCTTTTAAAAAACGGAGGTTATCCAGAAGATATTTTCATATTAGAATATATCTGGCAACGCTAAAAACGTGTTCATTAACGGAATGAGCGAGATGAGAAATTTTCTGTTCATCCTTTGATATAACAACTTTACGGAAAGAAAGTTATGTGAGAAGCAATCAGCATTGCATTTGATCGTCAATCTGATTGCTTCTTTTAAATTGGAGTAAAGTCTGTATCACTTCCAGTCTTAACTTTTCACAGGCACTTGCTTTTCCGTTATAGTATATACTTTTTTTGACGTTGAAATTATAAAATCAACGGATCTTCTTCCTGCGCCTTCGATCAAAAGAAAAAGGCATGTGAGTATTTGCGCATATTCAGAACGGATTTCGTGGAGCACTGCCCAAATACCGGTTTTTGGCGGAGAAGGCGGCAGAGGTAACGGGCTTGTGCCAAAATAGAGATCAACCTTGGTACTAAGTATCGCAACGATCATTTGTATGACAAAATAAAATGCGGCGACCCTTGTAAAAAGCCCGAAGATGAGAAGTAAGCCACCGATAATTTCACCGGCGGCTATTATGTGTGCGGTAGTTTCGGGGAATGCAAAGCCTAATTTTGTGAACCTGCCTACGCCTTGATTTGGGTAGACAAATTTTAAAATGCCTTCCCAGAAAAAGACACCTCCTGCCATTAAGCGTAAGAATAAAATGGCAGATTGCCCGGTAGCAGGCGGATTAAAAAACCAATCGACGATTTTTTTCATTGTTTTTCGTTTTAGATAATTGATGCCGCTAACCTCACCATTCCCACAGCGTATTAAAAACTTTTTACAGCAACCATTCCTTTTTCTTGATTAACCCCTGTTTTATCAAGAATTTTACCTGCATGGTGTAATAAAGTTTACCGCTGATTTTAAGGTTGATAACTTTGGAAAACCAAAAGAAATTGAAAAGCAGGACACTACGCTATCACATACTTTTTTGGGCAGGTATCTATCTTTTATGGGTGCTTGTTTTTCGCAGTTATTCGGTTTCTATCACCAAAACAATGACTGTGGAATTTTGCTATTTGATTTTTATCACAGCCGACTTTTACGCTATCAATAATTTCAGTGTTCCAAAATTATTGTTCAGGAAAAAAAACTTTCTGTTTGCAATTGCCACGCTGACAATCATTGCTCTTTCGGCATGGTTCAGGACATTGGTAGCTTTGCAGATGAACCGGCATTTTTTTCATGGACCGGTAATTGATTTCAATACAATATATTTAAATTCATTAGTCAATATTTCTCTTTGGGTATTGTTGGTTACAATCATTAAGATGTTGATCGACAGGAAACAAACCCAGAAGCAGCTGGAATTACTGGAAAAAGAAAGAATAAAAAATGAACTGGATTATTTAAAAGCGCAGATCAATCCTCACGCACTTTTGAACTCACTGAATACCATATACGGTCATATTGATAGAAGCAATCGTACGGCCAGAGCGATACTGTTACAGTTTTCCGATTTATTTAAGTACCAGCTCTATGAGTGCGGCGCAGAAAAAGTGAGTTTGGATAAAGAGGTGGCGTACATCAAAAATTATGTTGCTTTTCAGAAGTTGCGAAAAGATGACAGGCTGGTTGTAAATATTGACACGGAAAATATCGGATCAGGATTAGAAATTGCTCCGCTCCTGATTGTTGTGTTGATCGAAAATGCTTTCAAATTTGTCAGCAGTTTTTCTGATAAAGAGAACAAGATTGATATTCAGATTTTTGTAAAAGAAAACAGGTTGTTTTGCTCCATTATCAATACAAAAGAAATACATCAAAGTGCCATCGATGTAAATTCAGGCGGTATCGGATTAGTAAATTTAAAAAGGCGGTTGGATTTGTTGTACGCTGACAAACATACACTTGACGTAAATAATGAACAGGATTTTTACGAAACAAATTTATCGATAAATTCACGATGAAGCTGAAATGTATCATAGTAGACGATGAGCCGATAGCAAGAAAAATATTGCAGGAATTTATTGAAGAAATAAGTTTTCTGGAACTGGTCGGCCAGGCTGAAAATCCATTGAAAGCCATGACATTGTTGGATGAAAATGGCGTTGACTTGATTTTTCTGGATATCAATATGCCTAAGCTAAATGGTATCGATTTTCTCAAAAATTCAAAAACATCCGCAAATGTGATAATGACAACGGCTTATGCAGAATATGCCATTGAAGGTTATGGACTGGATGTTCTGGATTATTTGGTAAAGCCCATATCCTTTGACAGATTTTTGAAAGCTTGTAATAAAGCAAAGGAAATGAATGCTTTGAGAAAAAATGTTCAAACACAGAAGCCGAATCCTGACGACCATTTTTTTATAAAATGTAATAACCAGATCGAGAAAGTTTTGTACGAGGATTTGCTGTATGCCGAAGCGATGCTGAATTATGTGATGCTCTACACAAATTCAAAAAAAATGATGGTATATGTTACGATCAAGAATCTGGAAGAACAATTGCCATCAGATATTTTTATTAAAGTCCACAAATCTTTTATTGTGAACAAAACTAAGATTAAAAGTATTGAAGGCGTTATTTTGAACATTGGAAAAGAAAAGATTACGATCAGCCAAAGTCTGCGGGAAAAAGTTATTTCAGAAATTGTAAAAGACAAAATGATAAAACGATAAACAGACATCTGGTTTTGCAAACGTTGTCCGGAAGGATTGACAGCAGCGCGCCAGCTTCACGATACACTAAAAAATTACGCTTGAAATATCTCGATTTAAATCATAAGAGATATTATTACTGCATTAAAATACAGCTTTGTACAACTTCGAGTTTACTTTAATGTTAAAAGTGTCTTCTTAAAAAGATACAATTAATTTGCATTTATAAATTTTTTTAATTTAGTTTGTCTATAAACTTAGTAGACTATAATCTTTACTTGTAAACCACCTGTGGGTAAGGAGTCAATTTTTTAATCATAATTCTTATGAGCATAAAACATTTACTCTCGCCAGTTCCCGTTACGTCAGGAAGGATAATCATCCTGATTCTTTCGTATTCCCGTTGTTGCAGCCAGTTGCCGAGATATTAAGTTCATTGATCTTTTCTGATCATTGATGCTTTTTGTCTGGTTATTGTAACCGTATCTACACCTCCCGATTCTTTCAGGGAGAAAGAATTCCTATGTCACATGCAAGTCTCTTCCGGTTTGTTTGATCCGGAATTTTGTTTGAACTCATCTTATGATCTATTAATTATATCCTATTTTAGAATGCAAAAAAAATACCCAGCTTTACTGCGGGACTCATGGAAAATCAGGTCTGCCCGCGCACTCTTTCCCCTGGCCGTTTTACTGGCCGCTAATCCGGCATTGGCCGAAAACAATAAAATAAACAAAGTATCAACAGGCCATATAACGCAATCAAAAACAGCGGATCGGGTAATTTCAGGTTCTATTAAAGACAAAGAATCCGGCGACTTTTTACCCGGTGTAGCTGTACTCGAAAAAGGAACTTCCAATGGTACTATCACCGATTCGAACGGGAAATTCACTTTATCAGTCAATGAAAATGCGACGCTGGTTTTCTCTTTTATCGGATACAGTCCCATAGAACGGGCAGTCAACGATAAGGCCGGTTTTGATATTGAGCTGCTTTCGGATAGCAAGCAGTTAAGTGAGGTAATGGTTGTGGGATATGGTACGCAAACCAAAGCCGAATTTACCGGTTCGGCGGTGCGTGTTGCCGGAGAAGCGATCAAGGAACAGCCTGTCCAGAGTTTTGATCAGGCGCTTGCGGGCAGAGCAGCCGGGGTAAGCATTGGGCAGCCTAACGGAGTTTTAAATAACCCGCCGGTGATCAGGATTCGTGGGGTAAATTCAATTTCGTTGAGTTCGTATCCGTTGGTTGTTGTTGATGGAATTCCGATTAATACCGGTAACGTTTCTGCCAGTACAGCCGTGCCAAATAACCCGCTTGGAGATATTAATCCCGCTGATATTGAATCAATTGACGTTTTAAAGGATGCGGCATCAACTTCTATATACGGGTCACGGGCAGCAGCTGGCGTATTGCTGATTACCACCAAACGTGGCAAGACGGGCAAGCCAAAAATTTCATATGAAACCTGGGCGGGTGTTTCCGATGTTGTCCGCTTGCCTAAACTTTTGAACGCAGAACAATACATTGCGATTAAAAATGAGGCAGTTTTAAATGCCAAAATTTTGGGTGGAAATGCAAATAATGACAACGTAGCATCTGCACTGTTTTTTCCAAATACCCGCTCTGACGGCTCACCGATTGACACACGTTGGTATGACTACATTTACCGGAAAGGTGTCTCTCAAAATCATAACGTAAATGTTTCTGGCGGTACGGAAACCACCAAATATTATTTCTCTGCCAACTATACCAAACAAAATGGATTCCTGAAAGAAAATGAATTTAATAGAAAGGCTGTGCGCTTCAATATCGACCAGACCGTAAACAGTTGGTTGAAATTAAAAGGAAGTGTTTCGTACAACACCAGCTATAACGAGTCGCCCTATAACGGATCTTTGCCGGGATCAAACTTCTTTCTGGTAGGTGCAGCCCGTCTGGCAATTTCCTTACCGCCAAACGTTCCTGCTTTCAATGAAGACGGAAGTTACAACATCAGCACTGCGAGTCCGAACACGATTGGAATGGGAAACAATAAAGTGGTGAGTAACTTTGGAAATCCGGTCGCGCTTCTGGAATTGAACCGTTATACATCACAAAATGACCGGGTGATTGCCAGCTTTGGAGCTACGGCAAAACTTCTTAAAAACCTGGATTTTAATACTTCGTATGCAGTGGACCGTTTGCGTACGGATAATGTAAGTTTTGATAGTCCCGTTCAGGGTAATGGTTATTCCAGCAAGGGATCTGTTGCCAACGTTTCTGCCATCCGCGATAGCTGGAACTGGACCAATACGCTGAATTATTCAGAAACTTTCGGCGGCAAACATGCGGTGACTGTACTTGCAGGTTACGATGTTCAGAAATTTACTAATTCGTCCTGGGGTGCAACGAGAACACAAACGTCTGATCCCTTTTATCAGAACTATCAGGGAAACTGGGGCTCGATCACAGCTTCCGACAACGATATTAATGAGCGCGCATACCTGTCTTACTTTTCGAGGATTACGTATGATTTAAGCAAAAAATATTTCCTTACGCTTAATTTCAGACGTGATGGAAATTCTGCGCTGGGAGCAGGTAAG
The nucleotide sequence above comes from Dyadobacter subterraneus. Encoded proteins:
- a CDS encoding DoxX family protein; this encodes MKKIVDWFFNPPATGQSAILFLRLMAGGVFFWEGILKFVYPNQGVGRFTKLGFAFPETTAHIIAAGEIIGGLLLIFGLFTRVAAFYFVIQMIVAILSTKVDLYFGTSPLPLPPSPPKTGIWAVLHEIRSEYAQILTCLFLLIEGAGRRSVDFIISTSKKVYTITEKQVPVKS
- a CDS encoding sensor histidine kinase, whose amino-acid sequence is MKSRTLRYHILFWAGIYLLWVLVFRSYSVSITKTMTVEFCYLIFITADFYAINNFSVPKLLFRKKNFLFAIATLTIIALSAWFRTLVALQMNRHFFHGPVIDFNTIYLNSLVNISLWVLLVTIIKMLIDRKQTQKQLELLEKERIKNELDYLKAQINPHALLNSLNTIYGHIDRSNRTARAILLQFSDLFKYQLYECGAEKVSLDKEVAYIKNYVAFQKLRKDDRLVVNIDTENIGSGLEIAPLLIVVLIENAFKFVSSFSDKENKIDIQIFVKENRLFCSIINTKEIHQSAIDVNSGGIGLVNLKRRLDLLYADKHTLDVNNEQDFYETNLSINSR
- a CDS encoding LytR/AlgR family response regulator transcription factor, encoding MKLKCIIVDDEPIARKILQEFIEEISFLELVGQAENPLKAMTLLDENGVDLIFLDINMPKLNGIDFLKNSKTSANVIMTTAYAEYAIEGYGLDVLDYLVKPISFDRFLKACNKAKEMNALRKNVQTQKPNPDDHFFIKCNNQIEKVLYEDLLYAEAMLNYVMLYTNSKKMMVYVTIKNLEEQLPSDIFIKVHKSFIVNKTKIKSIEGVILNIGKEKITISQSLREKVISEIVKDKMIKR
- a CDS encoding SusC/RagA family TonB-linked outer membrane protein; the encoded protein is MQKKYPALLRDSWKIRSARALFPLAVLLAANPALAENNKINKVSTGHITQSKTADRVISGSIKDKESGDFLPGVAVLEKGTSNGTITDSNGKFTLSVNENATLVFSFIGYSPIERAVNDKAGFDIELLSDSKQLSEVMVVGYGTQTKAEFTGSAVRVAGEAIKEQPVQSFDQALAGRAAGVSIGQPNGVLNNPPVIRIRGVNSISLSSYPLVVVDGIPINTGNVSASTAVPNNPLGDINPADIESIDVLKDAASTSIYGSRAAAGVLLITTKRGKTGKPKISYETWAGVSDVVRLPKLLNAEQYIAIKNEAVLNAKILGGNANNDNVASALFFPNTRSDGSPIDTRWYDYIYRKGVSQNHNVNVSGGTETTKYYFSANYTKQNGFLKENEFNRKAVRFNIDQTVNSWLKLKGSVSYNTSYNESPYNGSLPGSNFFLVGAARLAISLPPNVPAFNEDGSYNISTASPNTIGMGNNKVVSNFGNPVALLELNRYTSQNDRVIASFGATAKLLKNLDFNTSYAVDRLRTDNVSFDSPVQGNGYSSKGSVANVSAIRDSWNWTNTLNYSETFGGKHAVTVLAGYDVQKFTNSSWGATRTQTSDPFYQNYQGNWGSITASDNDINERAYLSYFSRITYDLSKKYFLTLNFRRDGNSALGAGKKYGNFGGVSGGWALSEEEFYKNSSVASVLNNIKLRASWGRVGNGNLSNSYSSLELYSGSLYGSVPTSAISQAGNASLGWETSEQTNIGADLGLLNDRIQLELTYFNNNVNGLILSAPQAISKGIPNNSILGNVGSMYNRGIEIGINANLIRKGSFSWNASLNYTNLNNKVTALAEGNTDIVGTTHVSYETTNVTRVGYSVGSLYGAKTAGVNPDNGRRIFINAKGEKVQYSQVVGAGDNQWSYLDGTKAAAITGADYYLIGNALPRWYGGFINNFKYKNFDLGINLSYSGGNLVMNGTRATLLDQRAYNNSTEVLTRWQKPGDVTDVPRLVYNDQLSSGSSFPVSTNAEKADFIRLQNASLGYRFPSSILTKTGIGSLRVYAQVSNGFLWTKYKGSDPESSVNGNSNTTPGVEKNSIGQARTFTVGLNVGF